The Nocardia bhagyanarayanae region CACCGGCCGAGGGCATGGACGCCCAGGCGCGAATCGCTTTCGAGGGCGTGCGCACCGTCCTCGCGGCCGCGGGCGCGAGCATGAGCGACATCGTCGAGCTGATGACGTTCCACACCGATATGCGCACTGATATCGAGGAATTCGTCAAGGTGAAAGACGAATACCTGCCCGAGAACTACCCGGCATGGACCGGTGTCGGCGTCTCCCAGCTGGCCCGCGATGGCCTGCTCGTGGAGATCAGAGTCGTTGCCGCCGTAGGCAACTGACTCGAGGCGGTCCCGGCGTGGCACACGCGCCGGGACCGCACCTGATCACAGAACGGGCGCCCACTCCCGAAATCTGCTCTCGCACTTGATCTTTATCAGCTCAGCGGTCGTTGCCGTCAGCCCGGCCCAGTAGACGTCCCCACGCTACTTCACCCGAGTCTACCGGTCCCGCCGCGGGATGGAAAACCATGAATCCCTTGAACACCATGGACACGGCTGCGCACGTCGACGGTGCGCGCTTGGCCGCCAGACTCGATCGGCTGCCGGTGATTTCGCCGCATA contains the following coding sequences:
- a CDS encoding RidA family protein, yielding MQRQLINPPGTEATYDRLHFSQAVRAGNLIWVSGQVGIDKSTGAPAEGMDAQARIAFEGVRTVLAAAGASMSDIVELMTFHTDMRTDIEEFVKVKDEYLPENYPAWTGVGVSQLARDGLLVEIRVVAAVGN